ATTCGTTCGTACTGATGGCGGATGAACGGATGATACGGAAACTTTTCCGTTCATCCGTATTTTTTTCTGCGTTTTTTTATACGGAAAATAATCGCAGCCGCTTGCATTTCACATCGTTTTCATTCTATATTTTTAATGCGGCGCGGAATTCTCCGTATCGGACGTTCCGGCTGAAGGAAAAACATGCTAGACAGTTCAAAATATGAAGGAACGCAGATTCAATCCGTACTTGAGGGAATGGACGCGGTGTACGCGCATATCGACGAAGCGCAAGCTGACTGGAAACGGGCGACGCCCGCTCCGTGTCCCGACGGCTGCGGGCAGTGCTGCGTCGGTTTCGAGCCTGAAATAGGGGATGCGGAAGTGCAGTATCTGGCCGCGTGGCTTTTGGAGCATCAAAGCGAAGTTGCCCGGCAGATCGTTTCCGGTGAATTCAGTGTGCGCCCGGGTGTGCGCGACGACGGCTGCATATTTTTTGATCCCGATTCCGCCTATCACTGTACCGTGTACGGCGGCCGGGCGCTGATTTGCCGGCTGTTCGGTTACTGCGGCGATCACGGAAAGGACGGTCGTCTCCGCTGGAAACCGTGCAAGTTCAATGCGAACGTTCCGGAATCGGCCGCCGTTCAATATTCGGCGGAAACGATGCAGCGGTGCTTCGGCGCGTTACCGCCCGATATGGCGGCCGTTTCGGCACACGTGGAAGCGTTGGTTCCCGGCGGAAACGGAAACGTGAAGCCGCTGCGTGAAGCCGTGCCGGAAGCTCTTGCCAAACTTCGCCTGGTTCTGCGCTTTTTGACCGGCCCCGGCTTCGACAGTCCCGAACCGGAACCGAACGCGCCGCAGCCGCTCGCTTCGTAATAAGGATACGCATATGCTTCACATCGGTTGTCATCTCTCTTCTGCAAAAGGATTCGCCGCGATGGGGCGCGACGCCGTGACGGCCGGCGCCGATACGTTCGCGTTTTTTACCCGCAA
This sequence is a window from Treponema brennaborense DSM 12168. Protein-coding genes within it:
- a CDS encoding YkgJ family cysteine cluster protein, coding for MLDSSKYEGTQIQSVLEGMDAVYAHIDEAQADWKRATPAPCPDGCGQCCVGFEPEIGDAEVQYLAAWLLEHQSEVARQIVSGEFSVRPGVRDDGCIFFDPDSAYHCTVYGGRALICRLFGYCGDHGKDGRLRWKPCKFNANVPESAAVQYSAETMQRCFGALPPDMAAVSAHVEALVPGGNGNVKPLREAVPEALAKLRLVLRFLTGPGFDSPEPEPNAPQPLAS